In Vibrio sp. 10N, the following proteins share a genomic window:
- the trpB gene encoding tryptophan synthase subunit beta: MSKLDAYFGEYGGQFVPQILVPALDQLEQAFIDAQDDPEFRSEFMELLQEYAGRPTALTLTRNLTKGTKTKLYLKREDLLHGGAHKTNQVLGQALLAKRMGKNEIIAETGAGQHGVATALACALLGLKCRVYMGAKDVERQSPNVFRMRLMGAEVIPVHSGSSTLKDACNEALRDWSASYEDAHYLLGTAAGPHPFPTIVREFQRMIGEETKNQVLAREGKLPDAVIACVGGGSNAIGMFADFIEEESVRLIGVEPAGLGIDTDQHGAPLKHGTTGIFFGMKAPLMQDPNGQIEESYSVSAGLDFPSVGPQHAHLNATGRAEYGAITDDEALDAFQELARHEGIIPALESSHALAYALKMARENPEKEQLLVVNLSGRGDKDIFTVHDILKDKGVM, encoded by the coding sequence ATGTCTAAATTAGATGCCTACTTTGGCGAATACGGTGGACAATTTGTGCCACAGATCCTGGTACCAGCACTGGATCAACTCGAGCAAGCTTTCATTGATGCCCAAGACGATCCAGAGTTTCGCTCTGAGTTCATGGAGTTGCTACAAGAATACGCAGGCCGCCCAACAGCACTCACTCTAACTCGCAACCTAACCAAGGGTACTAAAACCAAGCTGTACCTAAAGCGTGAAGACCTTCTTCATGGCGGCGCGCACAAAACCAACCAAGTACTGGGTCAAGCACTACTGGCTAAGCGCATGGGCAAAAACGAAATCATCGCAGAAACGGGCGCTGGCCAACACGGCGTAGCGACGGCTCTTGCTTGTGCTCTATTGGGTCTGAAATGCCGCGTGTACATGGGTGCAAAAGACGTTGAGCGTCAAAGTCCGAACGTATTCCGTATGCGCTTAATGGGCGCAGAAGTGATTCCAGTACACTCTGGCTCTTCAACACTAAAAGATGCGTGTAACGAAGCACTGCGTGACTGGTCAGCAAGTTACGAAGATGCGCACTACCTACTTGGTACTGCAGCAGGTCCTCACCCATTCCCAACCATCGTACGTGAATTCCAGCGCATGATTGGCGAAGAGACCAAGAACCAAGTATTAGCGCGCGAAGGCAAACTGCCTGACGCGGTAATTGCTTGTGTGGGCGGTGGCTCTAACGCTATCGGCATGTTCGCAGATTTCATCGAAGAAGAATCTGTACGCCTCATTGGTGTTGAGCCAGCAGGTCTAGGCATCGACACCGATCAGCACGGTGCGCCACTTAAACATGGTACAACGGGTATCTTCTTTGGTATGAAAGCGCCATTAATGCAAGATCCAAATGGCCAGATTGAAGAGTCTTACTCGGTGTCAGCAGGTCTGGACTTCCCATCTGTGGGCCCTCAACACGCTCACCTAAATGCGACTGGCCGTGCTGAATACGGTGCTATTACCGATGATGAAGCACTAGATGCATTCCAGGAGCTAGCACGCCACGAAGGTATTATCCCAGCGCTTGAGTCTTCTCACGCCTTAGCTTACGCCCTTAAAATGGCGCGTGAAAACCCAGAAAAAGAACAGCTTCTTGTCGTCAACCTATCTGGTCGTGGTGACAAAGATATCTTCACTGTACACGACATTCTAAAAGACAAAGGAGTAATGTAA
- the trpA gene encoding tryptophan synthase subunit alpha, with the protein MSLNQDRYKEMFARLGEKNQGAFVPFVTMGDPSPELSLQIMETLIESGADALELGMPFSDPQADGPTIQGANIRALDAKTTPTICFELLAKVREKYPETPIGLLMYANLVYSKGLDAFYKQCADVGVDSVLIADVPTNESKEFVEAAHKHGVHPIFIAPPTASEATIEQVAKLGGGYTYLLSRAGVTGTETKANMPMNTQLDKLNKFDAPPSLLGFGISEPEQVKQALDAGAAGAISGSAVVKIIEKNLDAPETMLSELAQFVKSMKAATQR; encoded by the coding sequence ATGAGCCTGAATCAAGACCGTTATAAAGAGATGTTCGCTCGCCTAGGCGAGAAGAACCAAGGCGCATTCGTACCTTTCGTCACTATGGGCGATCCAAGCCCAGAACTGTCACTACAAATCATGGAGACCTTGATTGAGTCTGGTGCTGACGCGCTAGAGCTGGGTATGCCATTCTCAGATCCTCAGGCAGATGGTCCAACGATTCAGGGTGCAAACATCCGTGCATTGGACGCGAAAACAACACCAACGATCTGCTTCGAGCTGCTAGCTAAAGTTCGCGAAAAATACCCAGAGACACCTATCGGCCTACTGATGTATGCCAACCTAGTTTACTCAAAAGGCTTAGATGCCTTTTACAAACAATGTGCTGATGTAGGCGTTGACTCGGTACTGATTGCCGACGTTCCAACTAACGAAAGCAAAGAGTTTGTAGAAGCAGCACATAAACACGGTGTTCACCCTATCTTCATTGCTCCACCAACAGCAAGCGAAGCGACGATTGAGCAAGTAGCGAAACTTGGCGGCGGCTACACTTACCTGCTTTCTCGCGCAGGTGTAACCGGCACAGAGACCAAAGCAAACATGCCGATGAACACTCAACTCGACAAACTCAATAAGTTTGATGCACCGCCATCGCTGCTTGGTTTTGGTATTTCAGAGCCAGAGCAAGTTAAGCAAGCGCTCGACGCTGGTGCTGCTGGCGCAATCTCAGGCTCGGCGGTTGTAAAAATCATCGAGAAAAACCTCGATGCACCAGAAACCATGTTGAGCGAGCTGGCTCAATTTGTTAAATCTATGAAAGCAGCGACTCAACGTTAA
- a CDS encoding dicarboxylate/amino acid:cation symporter, whose translation MLNNIGIQVVIAMILGTFVGASMGDSASMFAPLGTIFINLIKMLVIPLVAVALISGAAGLGNSSNAGKVGVTTLAYFGLTSALAVALALIMGEVFQPGMNIDTAGIEGMFSSEYASKGELPTFWATVTGMIPTNVFQSLNEANILQILVFCLFFGIGLSKLEATRRDPLLNGVNAIVDVMVWMINKVMIIAPIGVFGLMAEAVGTFGFGALMVVFKLFVVYIAAILIFGFVAYPLMIQLFTKTSAKKFISAMKKPQAVALSTASSMATLPVTMDTVEKELGVKNSTASFVLPLGATINMSGNAIYYGLVAIFFAQLFNIDLSMGAYIAIIVTSTLGAVGQAGVPGPSFLVVAVLLAAGIPIEGLPLLFALDRIFDMIRTALNITGDAACAVIVDALVEEEAEQEAQLEKQQA comes from the coding sequence ATGCTAAATAACATTGGCATCCAGGTCGTGATTGCAATGATCCTCGGTACCTTCGTTGGTGCCTCTATGGGTGACTCTGCGTCTATGTTTGCGCCACTTGGTACCATCTTCATCAATCTAATCAAGATGTTGGTGATCCCTCTGGTTGCCGTTGCCCTAATTTCTGGTGCAGCAGGCCTTGGCAACAGCAGCAACGCAGGTAAAGTTGGTGTTACAACGCTCGCTTACTTCGGTCTTACTTCGGCGCTTGCCGTCGCACTGGCTCTTATCATGGGCGAAGTGTTCCAACCAGGCATGAACATCGATACAGCTGGTATCGAAGGCATGTTCTCATCTGAATACGCTTCAAAAGGTGAACTACCCACTTTCTGGGCTACCGTAACCGGTATGATCCCAACCAACGTTTTCCAGTCGCTTAATGAAGCAAACATCCTGCAGATCCTAGTGTTCTGTTTGTTCTTCGGTATTGGTCTATCTAAGCTTGAAGCAACTCGCCGCGACCCACTACTTAACGGTGTAAACGCTATCGTTGACGTGATGGTATGGATGATCAACAAAGTAATGATCATCGCACCAATCGGTGTATTTGGTCTAATGGCAGAAGCGGTCGGTACATTCGGTTTTGGCGCACTCATGGTTGTGTTCAAGCTGTTCGTGGTTTACATCGCTGCTATCCTAATCTTCGGCTTCGTAGCTTACCCACTGATGATTCAACTGTTCACTAAGACTTCGGCTAAGAAGTTCATCAGTGCAATGAAAAAGCCGCAAGCTGTTGCCCTATCAACGGCTTCATCAATGGCGACTCTACCTGTCACTATGGACACAGTAGAGAAAGAGCTTGGTGTTAAGAACTCTACCGCATCATTCGTTCTTCCTCTAGGTGCGACGATCAACATGTCTGGTAACGCGATCTACTACGGTCTAGTTGCTATCTTCTTTGCACAGCTGTTCAACATTGACCTATCAATGGGTGCTTACATTGCCATCATCGTGACGTCTACCCTGGGCGCAGTTGGTCAAGCAGGTGTTCCTGGTCCTTCATTCCTTGTTGTAGCAGTACTGCTAGCGGCAGGTATTCCAATCGAAGGTCTACCGCTACTGTTCGCTCTTGACCGTATCTTTGACATGATCCGTACTGCGCTAAACATCACAGGTGACGCGGCATGTGCGGTTATCGTTGATGCATTGGTTGAAGAAGAAGCTGAGCAAGAAGCACAGCTTGAAAAACAACAAGCCTAG
- a CDS encoding septation protein A has translation MKQLLDFIPLIIFFVLYKMQDIYVATGALIVATAVQVAVTYWLYKTVEKMQLITFAMVAVFGGMTLFFHDDNFIKWKVTIVYALFAIALTVTHAMGRGLIKGMLGKEITLSERVWTKVNYAWVGFFSFCAGLNIYVAFALPLDVWVNFKVFGLLTATLLFTVITGIYIYKHMPKDAQDKATKNENQDHTS, from the coding sequence ATGAAGCAACTGCTCGATTTCATCCCTCTGATTATTTTCTTCGTTCTTTATAAGATGCAGGATATCTATGTCGCTACCGGAGCACTTATCGTCGCCACCGCGGTGCAAGTTGCTGTCACTTATTGGTTATATAAAACCGTTGAAAAAATGCAGCTGATTACTTTTGCGATGGTCGCTGTTTTTGGCGGTATGACCCTGTTCTTCCACGATGACAACTTCATTAAGTGGAAAGTCACCATTGTTTACGCGTTGTTTGCGATTGCGCTCACCGTCACTCATGCCATGGGCCGTGGTTTGATCAAAGGCATGCTGGGTAAAGAGATCACGCTATCGGAGCGCGTTTGGACTAAAGTTAATTATGCATGGGTCGGATTTTTCTCGTTTTGCGCTGGCCTCAATATCTATGTGGCCTTCGCGTTACCCCTTGATGTTTGGGTCAACTTCAAGGTGTTTGGGCTCTTGACAGCAACACTGCTATTTACCGTGATAACCGGGATTTACATCTATAAGCACATGCCAAAAGACGCGCAGGATAAAGCCACCAAAAATGAGAACCAAGATCATACATCTTGA
- the yciA gene encoding acyl-CoA thioester hydrolase YciA: MTNTTSNTPKGQLIIRTLAMPENTNANGDIFGGWIMSQLDLAGGILAKEISHGRIVTVSVSGITFKHPVKVGDVVCCYGECTKIGNTSMSINLEVWVKPVRVEGVGERYQVCEATFNYVAIDVNGRPRPINPN; the protein is encoded by the coding sequence ATGACGAATACAACATCGAACACTCCTAAAGGCCAGTTAATCATTCGCACACTGGCGATGCCTGAAAACACCAATGCTAATGGTGATATTTTCGGTGGTTGGATCATGTCTCAACTTGATCTTGCTGGCGGTATTCTTGCCAAAGAGATTTCTCATGGCCGCATCGTCACCGTGTCCGTATCAGGGATCACTTTTAAACACCCAGTTAAGGTAGGTGACGTCGTATGTTGCTACGGTGAGTGTACCAAGATTGGTAACACATCGATGTCTATCAACCTTGAAGTCTGGGTGAAACCAGTTAGAGTTGAAGGTGTTGGTGAACGCTATCAAGTATGTGAGGCGACCTTCAATTACGTTGCTATCGATGTAAATGGGCGCCCACGTCCAATTAATCCAAATTAA
- a CDS encoding YciI family protein: MWYVIFSQDVENSLEKRLSVRPQHLERLQALRDEGRLLTAGPMPAIDSDNPGEAGFTGSTVIAEFDSLDAAQAWADADPYIEAGVYQNVIVKPFKKVF, translated from the coding sequence ATGTGGTACGTTATTTTTTCTCAAGATGTCGAGAACTCGCTAGAAAAGCGTCTGAGTGTACGCCCACAGCACCTAGAAAGACTTCAAGCACTTAGAGACGAAGGTCGCCTATTAACCGCAGGTCCAATGCCAGCGATTGATAGTGACAATCCAGGCGAAGCTGGATTCACTGGCTCGACTGTCATTGCTGAGTTTGACTCTCTAGACGCCGCACAAGCATGGGCCGATGCCGATCCATACATTGAAGCTGGCGTTTATCAAAACGTGATCGTCAAACCGTTTAAGAAAGTATTCTAA
- a CDS encoding GspS/AspS pilotin family protein, which produces MKKTLSWLAIATLTTLVGCSSNGDDERRKLELLAQSRASVISSGLPIEQGPLSIMKASASKGIVEIMMIYNTDAKGALPLDQVLRNSMNYYCTDREVKANLDLGLAYRIMIRNARGQLMIDQIVNQQYCDKPLLQ; this is translated from the coding sequence ATGAAAAAAACACTAAGTTGGCTTGCAATCGCTACGCTAACCACGCTAGTGGGTTGCTCAAGCAATGGCGACGATGAACGCCGTAAACTCGAGCTGTTGGCGCAGAGCCGCGCCAGCGTGATTTCTTCTGGGTTGCCGATTGAACAAGGTCCGCTATCCATCATGAAAGCCTCAGCAAGCAAAGGCATTGTTGAAATCATGATGATTTATAACACCGATGCTAAGGGTGCCTTGCCGTTAGACCAAGTTCTTCGCAACAGCATGAACTACTACTGCACCGATCGCGAAGTAAAGGCAAATCTAGACCTAGGACTCGCTTACCGCATCATGATCCGCAACGCGCGTGGTCAGTTGATGATCGACCAAATCGTCAATCAGCAGTACTGTGATAAACCACTTCTACAGTAG
- the metE gene encoding 5-methyltetrahydropteroyltriglutamate--homocysteine S-methyltransferase: protein MMTATHILGYPRIGEKRELKFALEQYWRGELDQQGLKQVASEIRKQNWDRQKQDGLDYVTVGDFAWYDHVLGTSLLLGHVPKRHNNGFPDLDTLFRIGRGQSQTDCGCAGEAASDMTKWFNTNYHYIVPEFSSDDQFKVSWTQLFDEINEAQQQGHKVKPVLLGPLSYLYLGKEVENGFDRLSLLPRLLTAYQAIFAKFEKLGIEWVQVDEPILALELEKPWLDSFKLAYQVIRSDVKVLLATYFDSVVDSLDAILDLEVDGLHIDLVAAPNQLDSVVNRLPADWVLSAGIINGRNVWLANLHSALQTLKPVKAALGERLWVASSCSLLHSPVNVELETKLPEGTQHWFSFAKQKVSEVSWLAKALDGDQQAIEHCAQYSQPILHRALSTWVNKPHVQKRVATLATTNGDRTAPYAERAHHQQEVLNLPKLPTTTIGSFPQTVEVRKSRAAFKRGDITVAEYESLMKGFIKDTVQRQEATGLDVLVHGEAERNDMVEYFAENLSGFQTTEFGWVQSYGSRCVKPAIVVADIERDKPITVEWSTYAQSLTDKPMKGMLTGPVTILCWTFPREDVSRETIANQLAFALQDEVDALQQANINIIQIDEPAIREGLPLKKRDHKEYLDWAVKAFKVSAASARPETQIHTHMCYSEFNEIIESVAALDADVITIETSRSNMELLNAFEEFNYPNEIGPGVYDIHSPNIPKVEWIEQLIEKAATRIPVERLWVNPDCGLKTRNWEETEASLTNLVQAAKNLRERLL, encoded by the coding sequence ATCATGACGGCAACACATATTCTCGGTTATCCACGCATCGGCGAAAAGCGTGAACTCAAATTCGCGTTGGAACAATACTGGCGCGGTGAGCTTGATCAGCAAGGCTTAAAACAGGTCGCATCGGAAATCCGCAAACAAAATTGGGACCGACAAAAGCAAGATGGCCTCGACTACGTAACGGTGGGCGACTTCGCTTGGTATGACCATGTACTCGGTACCAGTCTTCTTTTAGGTCATGTGCCTAAGCGACACAATAACGGTTTCCCAGACCTAGACACTCTATTTCGTATTGGTCGTGGTCAGTCTCAAACAGATTGTGGCTGCGCAGGGGAAGCCGCTTCGGATATGACTAAGTGGTTTAACACCAACTACCACTACATTGTTCCTGAATTTTCCTCAGATGATCAGTTTAAAGTGAGTTGGACTCAACTGTTTGATGAAATTAACGAAGCGCAGCAGCAAGGCCATAAAGTGAAGCCTGTGCTTCTTGGTCCGTTAAGTTACCTTTACCTTGGTAAAGAGGTCGAAAATGGCTTTGATCGCCTGTCGCTACTACCTCGATTACTGACTGCTTATCAGGCAATCTTCGCTAAATTTGAAAAACTCGGTATCGAATGGGTACAAGTGGATGAACCTATCTTGGCGCTTGAGCTTGAAAAACCGTGGTTAGATAGCTTTAAGCTCGCTTATCAGGTGATCCGTAGTGATGTGAAAGTGCTGTTGGCGACGTATTTTGACTCTGTTGTAGACTCTTTGGATGCCATTTTGGACCTCGAGGTCGATGGCCTGCACATTGATTTGGTGGCGGCGCCTAACCAATTGGATTCGGTGGTCAATCGACTGCCAGCCGATTGGGTTCTGTCTGCAGGCATTATTAATGGTCGTAATGTTTGGCTTGCCAACCTACACAGTGCACTGCAAACACTTAAGCCCGTGAAAGCGGCGCTAGGTGAGCGTCTTTGGGTTGCATCGTCATGTTCGCTACTTCACAGCCCTGTGAATGTGGAATTAGAAACTAAGCTACCAGAGGGGACTCAGCACTGGTTCTCGTTTGCAAAACAAAAGGTGTCTGAAGTGTCATGGCTTGCTAAAGCGTTAGATGGAGACCAACAGGCGATAGAGCATTGTGCCCAATACAGTCAACCTATCTTACATCGCGCGCTCTCTACATGGGTGAATAAACCGCATGTTCAAAAGCGTGTGGCGACATTGGCGACCACCAACGGTGACCGAACTGCGCCATACGCAGAGCGTGCTCATCACCAACAAGAAGTGTTGAATTTGCCTAAATTGCCGACGACAACGATCGGCTCTTTCCCGCAAACGGTCGAAGTGCGTAAAAGCCGCGCGGCTTTCAAACGTGGCGACATCACTGTGGCAGAATACGAGTCGTTGATGAAAGGGTTTATCAAAGATACTGTTCAGCGCCAAGAAGCGACAGGACTTGATGTTTTGGTTCATGGTGAGGCAGAGCGAAACGATATGGTGGAGTACTTTGCCGAAAACTTGTCGGGCTTTCAAACAACAGAGTTTGGCTGGGTACAAAGTTACGGCTCCCGCTGTGTTAAACCAGCGATTGTGGTCGCTGATATTGAGCGTGATAAACCGATCACGGTGGAGTGGTCCACTTACGCACAGTCACTCACGGACAAACCAATGAAAGGCATGTTGACGGGCCCCGTAACTATTCTATGTTGGACATTTCCTCGTGAAGACGTTTCACGCGAGACCATCGCCAATCAACTGGCCTTTGCACTGCAAGATGAAGTGGATGCGCTGCAACAGGCAAACATCAATATTATCCAAATTGATGAACCTGCGATTCGAGAGGGGCTGCCACTGAAAAAACGCGATCACAAAGAGTACTTAGATTGGGCGGTGAAGGCATTTAAAGTGTCTGCTGCAAGTGCGCGACCTGAAACACAAATCCACACTCACATGTGTTACAGCGAGTTTAATGAAATTATTGAATCAGTGGCCGCGCTGGATGCGGATGTGATTACCATTGAGACGTCACGTTCAAACATGGAGCTTCTGAACGCGTTTGAAGAGTTTAACTATCCGAATGAAATTGGTCCTGGTGTGTACGATATCCACTCACCAAACATTCCAAAAGTGGAGTGGATTGAGCAGTTGATTGAGAAAGCAGCGACCCGTATTCCAGTAGAGCGACTTTGGGTGAACCCAGACTGTGGTCTTAAAACTCGTAACTGGGAAGAAACGGAGGCTTCGCTGACCAACTTGGTACAGGCGGCGAAGAACCTAAGAGAGCGTTTGCTGTAA